A portion of the Lolium rigidum isolate FL_2022 chromosome 1, APGP_CSIRO_Lrig_0.1, whole genome shotgun sequence genome contains these proteins:
- the LOC124684167 gene encoding auxin-induced protein 15A-like — translation MEEQGRASNKIRDIVRLQQLLKRWKRMAVAPGGGRGGSKNGGGGGVVPKGSFAVYVGEEMRRFVIPTEYLGHWAFEDLLREAEEEFGFRHEGALRIPCDVEAFEGILRLVSGGKKDAGAGMCDCSCSSETEILCR, via the coding sequence ATGGAGGAGCAGGGCAGGGCGAGCAACAAGATCAGGGACATCGTGAGGCTGCAGCAGCTCCTCAAGCGGTGGAAGCGTATGGCGGTGGCGCCCGGAGGAGGCAGGGGCGGCTccaagaacggcggcggcggcggcgtcgtgccGAAGGGTTCATTCGCTGTGTACGTGGGCGAGGAGATGCGGCGGTTCGTGATCCCAACCGAGTACCTGGGCCACTGGGCGTTCGAGGACCTGCTCCGGGAAGCGGAGGAGGAGTTCGGGTTCCGGCACGAGGGCGCGCTCCGGATCCCCTGCGACGTCGAGGCGTTCGAGGGCATCCTCCGCCTCGTCTCCGGCGGCAAGAAGGACGCCGGTGCCGGGATGTGCGACTGCTCCTGCTCCTCGGAGACCGAGATCTTGTGCAGATGA